From a region of the Mycolicibacterium sp. MU0050 genome:
- a CDS encoding adenine phosphoribosyltransferase codes for MTDTEIGALVASMTREVADFPEPGVQFKDLTPLLADSRGLDAVTCALAEAAAGADLIAGLDARGFLLGAAVAIKMGTGVLAVRKGGKLPPPVHREEYALEYGTATLEIPADGIALAGRSVFVIDDVLATGGTLLAALRLLERAGATVPGAAVVLELAELGGRAAVAPLSVTSLHAV; via the coding sequence ATGACCGACACCGAGATCGGTGCCCTGGTCGCATCGATGACGCGGGAGGTCGCCGACTTTCCCGAGCCGGGTGTGCAGTTCAAGGACCTCACCCCGCTGCTGGCCGACAGCCGCGGCCTGGACGCCGTCACCTGCGCGCTCGCCGAGGCCGCCGCCGGGGCCGACCTGATCGCCGGCCTGGACGCGCGGGGTTTCCTGCTCGGAGCCGCGGTCGCCATCAAGATGGGCACCGGCGTGCTGGCCGTGCGCAAGGGCGGGAAACTACCGCCGCCGGTGCACCGCGAGGAATACGCCCTCGAATACGGCACCGCCACGCTGGAGATCCCCGCCGACGGGATCGCCCTGGCCGGCCGATCGGTGTTCGTCATCGACGACGTGCTGGCCACCGGGGGCACCCTGCTGGCCGCGTTGCGTCTGCTGGAGCGCGCCGGGGCCACGGTTCCGGGCGCGGCCGTCGTGCTGGAGCTCGCCGAGCTGGGCGGCCGCGCGGCGGTGGCGCCGCTGTCGGTGACCAGCCTGCACGCCGTCTGA